The nucleotide sequence TGATGGGAGGCTCCGGAAGACGTGCAGCCATGAATGGCATTTTCAAAGGCATTGGCAAGGATTGCAATCCAGTCAATATCCCGAACCGCAAGATGTTCCCCCACTTTCACGTCCATATGTACCTGAATATTCCGGCTTCTGGCCTTTCTGGCATAAACGGAAAGTATACTGTTGACCGCCCGGTTCCTGGAGATATATTTTATTTTCTGATTTTCTATGTCTTCATCATACTGCTCCAGATAACCCAGGAGTTCCTCAATTTCTCCTTTGCTGGCATATTCTTTGATAAGAAGGGTGTGATGCCGCACATCATGGCGGATTCTGGCCGCCTCCTTTTCCGATTCTCTCATAATCTCCATCTGCTGGTACAGAAGCTGTTCGTTGACCTCCAGAAGTTCTTTTTCCCTCTGATAGTAATGTTCCTGTCCAAGATGGATATACAGATGGAGAATTGTATATTGCAGAACCCCTACCATAAATAAGGTAACAAATGCCCGCACCATATTAAATATGGAAAAACCCTGCAGATTGGGCCAGTAAGCCACCACCGCTCCTATCATAACCGAGACCAGAAGGGTCACTGCGCTGAACAAATCCATTTCCTCCACCAGAAAATCCACTCCGTCCAGAAACAGACGCCGGAGCTTTATCCAGGTAAATCCAAGAACAATCACAACACAGAAAAATCTGACCAGAATATCCACCCACACATTTCCGCCAAACCACCAGCGCGCCACATCCACGCCGCAAAACACACATACTGACAGCAGATAAAAAGCCACCGCCATTTTATACAGAGACAGATAAACCCTGCCGCTGCTCATCAGCCCGCAGAAAAGCCCGGTAACAACAATAGATGAAAGACTGGCATATTTTACAAAACTCTCTGCAGCAGCAAGATACCAGAGACTGTAACCTGTGACTGCAAGACTCCCGAAAACCACATAATATCCGATGGTTTTTTTCATCACATACCTGGGCCGGTCCAACATCAGAAAAAAAGACATCATCAGTCCCATACTCATGGCATTGCGCAAAACTGCAACCCAGAATGAGCCTCCCAGCATACTTCTATTCCTCCTTAAAAATAAGACAGTTTTTGACATAATATATCATAATCTGCTCTTGTTTCAAGGATTCAGGTATACTTTGCATATTTTTTGGTACTGTTTGCAGTCCTCTTTACCCTTTCCCGTTCCAGCAGTAAGTGCAGAGCCTGCACTTATCCAGTCCCGTAGCGTCCAGCATATCATCCAGCCGGTTAAACCGCAGGGAAGTAAAGCCCTGCTCCTTACGCATTTCCTCTACCATCTGTTCATATCTTTCCGATTCCGGATCCGCATATTCGGCCAGAATTTCTTCTGTTACATTCCCATGTTCCAGCTTATCAATCACCCGGCGGGAGAACAAATCCATATCCGAAGTGGAACGGGAAAAATTCAGATACTTACATCCGTATAAAATAGGCGGGCAGGCCGGACGGACATGTACCTCCGTTGCCCCGCTCTGGTAAAGGAATTCCACCGTTTCCCGCAGCTGGGTCCCCCTTACAATGGAATCGTCAATCAGAATCATACGCTTGTCCTGAATTAAATCTTTCACTGCCAGCAGCTTCATTTTGGCAATCAGATCCCGCTTGCTCTGAATGGTGGGCATAAAGGACCTGGGCCAGGTGGGAGTATATTTGATAAAAGGTCTGGTAAAGGGTATGCCGGATTCATTGGCATATCCGATTGCATGAGGAACGCCGGAATCCGGAACGCCCGCCACAATATCCGGCTTCACATCATCGCGTTTTGCCATCTTTTCTCCGCAGCGGTAACGCATCTGCTCCACATTCATGCCCTCATATGAACTGGCGGGATATCCATAATAAACCCAGAGGAACGTGCAGATTTTCATTTCATTTCCGGGTTCCGACAGAGTAATGCAGTCTTTCTCTGTCACCAGAACGATTTCCTCCGGCCCCAGCTCTTTATAATCAGAATATCCCAGATTGTGATAGGCAAAATTCTCAAAAGAAATGCAGAATGCGTCTTCTTTTCTGCCGATTACCACAGGTGTTCTGCCATATTTATCCCTTGCGGCATACAGCCCCTTCTGATTCATCAGAATCAGGGAAAGGGAACCTTCCACAGATTCCAGTGCATAGCGAATTCCCTCAATGAGATTTTCCTTCTGATTAATCAGAGCCGCCACCAGTTCCGTAGCGTTGATTTCTCCGCCGCTCTGCTCCATAAAGTGAGAGTGGCCCCCTTCAAAGAGCTGCTGCAGCAGCCGGTCACTGTTATCTATCCGCCCTACGGTGGTAATTGCATAAGTCCCATGGTGCGACCGTATCATCAACGGCTGAGGTTCATAATCAGAAATACATCCGATTCCAAACCATCCTTTCATCTCGTTGACGTCTTTATCAAATTTGGTCCGAAAAGGAGCATTCTCTATATTGTGGATGGCCCGATTAAAGCCTTTTTCACCATATACTGCCATTCCGCCACGCCTTGTTCCCAGATGGGAATGATAGTCAATGCCGAAAAACAAATCAAATACGCAATCCTGCTGTGACGCCACGCCAAAAAAACCGCCCATTCTTCTATCCTCTTTCTTTCTGTCCTGCTGTCCGCCGCTTCCTGCAGCGGATTAATGTTGTAGTTTCCGCGTTTTCTGCGGAATATTTTATTTCAGGCATTATTATACATGGTTTCCATATCATTATGCAATCGTTTACGGATATATTTTATCAAAATTTGTATCAGTGCAAATCTTTCTTTTCCACATGATTCTTCCTGTATTGGCTTCCTGTCAGTTACATCTGTCTTACAGAAAGAAGTTTCTTTGCAATTTCACAAAAATCTTCCTTTGCAGTCTCATATCTGGAGTTATCCCGCAGAATTGCCGAAGGATGAAATGTGGCAGTCAGCGCGCAGCTTTTCCGGTATGTCCAGGTCCCGTGCTGTCTGGTAATTTTAAAATCCGGTGAAATAATGCGCTGTGCGGCCACACGCCCAAGACAGACAATGATTTTGGGCTTCAAAAGAAATGTTTCGTATTTCAGATAGGGAAAACATGCCGCCTTTTCCTCCTCTTTCGGATCCCGATTGCCGGGAGGGTGGCACTTTAAAATGTTCGTAATGTAAATTTCTTCTCTGGAGAGCCCGCCCTCCTGCAAAAGACGGTCCAGCAGTTCGCCGGAGGGCCCCACAAAGGGGAGCCCCTGCCGGTCTTCCTCACCTCCCGGCGCTTCGGCAATCAGCATAATCTCTGCCTGATGGCTGCCCCGCCCCATGACCGGCCGCTGTCTGGTGCGGCTCAGCGGACAGCAGGTGCAGGCGGCCACGTGCTGTTCAATATCGTTCCATGTGTATTCCATAAAGTCTCCTTTTGCTCCTGTCCGTATCTCTCGATTTTACAATGTATTACCAGTTTTACGCTCCTGACCGCCGCTCAGCCGGCACATGACCTGAAACATTTTCCGAGTGTCCACCGGCTTCGCCAGATGTTCATTCATCCCGGCATCTTTTGATAATGCAATATCTTCTTCGAATGCATTTGCCGACAGCGCTATAATGGGCACGGTTTTTGCATCTGCCCGGTCCAGACTGCGAATCACCCTGGCTGCTTCATATCCGCTCATAACCGGCATCATCAAATCCATGAGCACGCAGTCAAAAGTTCCCGGCCCGGAGGCTGTGAATGCCTCCACAGCAGCCTTTCCGTCATTGGCGGTCACAACTTCTGCGCCTGCCTCTTCAAGAATGTACTCTACGATTTCACAGTTCAGTTCATTGTCCTCCACCAGAAGCACGCACATTCCGGTCACATCGTCCTGTATATCCTCCCGGTCCTCCTCCACCGGCTCTCCCTTCCACGCATCATCAACGCGAAGAGACAAACTGATGCGGACCACACTTCCCCTGCCAGCCTGGCTGTCTACTTCGACTGTTCCTTCCATCTGCTCTACCAGATTTTTTACAATGGACATACCAAGCCCGACGCCGTTATAATTGGTTCTCGCCCCCTGATGTTCCTGCGTAAACGGCTCAAAAATGTGTTCTTTAAATTCCTCTCCAATGCCGATTCCGGTATCTTCAATAATAAACTGGCAATTTGCAGTCCCGTCCTGAAATGCAGTTTCTTTAGCCTGTACAAATACGGAACCGTGAGGACGGTTATATTTGAGCCCATTGTCAATGACATTCATCAGAATCTGTTTCAAATGCAGCGGATTTCCAATTACTCTGTGATGATGTAAACCGGATTTTTCCAGCTCCAGCCGGATTTCCCGCTCATCTGCCAGGGGTGACAGAATCGTAATACATTCTTCCAGTACGTCATGAAGGTCAAAAGATTCCTCCACTGCTGCCGGCCTCCCGCTTTCCAGCTTACTTATCTGGAGAACGTCGTTCACCAGAGACAGCAGATGCTCCGTTGACACACGGATTTTTCTCCGGCACTCTCTCTGACGCTTTGCATCAGCCTGACTGTTTTCCAGCATAGCCAACATGCCCAGAATTCCGTTGATAGGTGTACGCAAATCATGTGACATATGGGAAAGGAATTCACTTTTTGCCGAATTTGCCTGCCTCACCCGCTCCAGAAGCTCCATGATGGACTGTTCCTGTTTCTTCCTTGTCATCATGGTCTCCGTAATATCCTGATGGTAGCCATTCAGGCAGACACCCGGCTTTTGAAATGTTTTGTCCGGCACCCCGCCGCAGCGGACATAGATTTTCCCCAATTCCGGATGGTTCCATGGATAAATCACCTCATTGCGTCCGGTTTCCAGCATTTCCTGTACCGCTTCCTGTACCATTGCCACATAGTCCGAATCAATACGTTCAAACCAGTGCCGGTAACATTCCTCCGGCCCGGTTTCCTCCGATACGCCCAGAAGAATCCTCATGGTCCGGTCTGCATACATCCTGGGCCGGCATCCCTCCTCCATCTCAATGGTCCAGATGCCGGTTCTGGCCCCTTCCAGAATATCTTCAAGGCTCCGCCTTGCCTCCAGTTTGTATTTCTCCTCCTGCTTCACCACATCATTGATGTCCCGCTGCGCAAAAATCGCGCAGTTCTCCTCCCCTGTATTCCCGGTGGCGGAAAAATGCATTTCCAGATACTTCAGACCTGAAAAGTTGTCTTTTACCTGATACCGGACAGAAAACTTTTTCTCTGTCCGGAGCTGAGCCAGCACATGAGCTTTCGTCGTCACAGCGCGGAGACGCTCCTGGTCCTGAGGAGCCACGCATCCGGAAATATACCGCTCCATGGCTACCTGATAACCGTCTTTAAAATGAACCTCCCAATCCAGTCCAATCCCCTTACTGCTCCGATAGACCTCGCATTCCCCTGTGTCAAGATTTACCTGACAGATACCCAGATAATCTACACTGAGAGCATGGAGCACGTTATAGCTCCGATTTTGAAGTTCGCGAAACAGATTCCGCCGCTTCAGGGAGGATACGATAAAATATGCCGCCGTCTGGAGCATATTTGACGCATATTCCAGTGACTTTACAGGGGGATTGTCCACACCGTAAAAGCCAATCACATTTTTGCCATCATAAAGGGGAACCACCACAAGGGAACGAATCCCCTGCCGCTTCAGAATCTTATACTGAAGGGGATCTGTCTTCCGTATATTTTCCAGTTTCTCAATGACAATATGCCTGCCGATGCTGAAATTCCGATACCAGCCGGCGCATACCTCCGATGGAAGGTTTTGAAGGTTATCCTTTTCCGGTTCCACCCCGCAGGCTGTCCACTCGTACGTATTGTCGTCGCCGCCGGATTCATTCTGTTCAAATATGTAGGTCCGTTCCCCGTCCAATGCTTTCCCCAGATGCTCCAGCAGCACATCCAGCGAATCGTCCGGATTTTCTTC is from Lachnospiraceae bacterium JLR.KK002 and encodes:
- a CDS encoding GHKL domain-containing protein; translated protein: MLGGSFWVAVLRNAMSMGLMMSFFLMLDRPRYVMKKTIGYYVVFGSLAVTGYSLWYLAAAESFVKYASLSSIVVTGLFCGLMSSGRVYLSLYKMAVAFYLLSVCVFCGVDVARWWFGGNVWVDILVRFFCVVIVLGFTWIKLRRLFLDGVDFLVEEMDLFSAVTLLVSVMIGAVVAYWPNLQGFSIFNMVRAFVTLFMVGVLQYTILHLYIHLGQEHYYQREKELLEVNEQLLYQQMEIMRESEKEAARIRHDVRHHTLLIKEYASKGEIEELLGYLEQYDEDIENQKIKYISRNRAVNSILSVYARKARSRNIQVHMDVKVGEHLAVRDIDWIAILANAFENAIHGCTSSGASHQEINIYIAQKGNKIVIRFSNTSAENVNFHKGLPKSKKGAGLGVPSIIKTASRYDGETDFEVQKGEFTTRILLNIPCCGEVYS
- a CDS encoding amidophosphoribosyltransferase, with amino-acid sequence MGGFFGVASQQDCVFDLFFGIDYHSHLGTRRGGMAVYGEKGFNRAIHNIENAPFRTKFDKDVNEMKGWFGIGCISDYEPQPLMIRSHHGTYAITTVGRIDNSDRLLQQLFEGGHSHFMEQSGGEINATELVAALINQKENLIEGIRYALESVEGSLSLILMNQKGLYAARDKYGRTPVVIGRKEDAFCISFENFAYHNLGYSDYKELGPEEIVLVTEKDCITLSEPGNEMKICTFLWVYYGYPASSYEGMNVEQMRYRCGEKMAKRDDVKPDIVAGVPDSGVPHAIGYANESGIPFTRPFIKYTPTWPRSFMPTIQSKRDLIAKMKLLAVKDLIQDKRMILIDDSIVRGTQLRETVEFLYQSGATEVHVRPACPPILYGCKYLNFSRSTSDMDLFSRRVIDKLEHGNVTEEILAEYADPESERYEQMVEEMRKEQGFTSLRFNRLDDMLDATGLDKCRLCTYCWNGKG
- a CDS encoding uracil-DNA glycosylase, giving the protein MEYTWNDIEQHVAACTCCPLSRTRQRPVMGRGSHQAEIMLIAEAPGGEEDRQGLPFVGPSGELLDRLLQEGGLSREEIYITNILKCHPPGNRDPKEEEKAACFPYLKYETFLLKPKIIVCLGRVAAQRIISPDFKITRQHGTWTYRKSCALTATFHPSAILRDNSRYETAKEDFCEIAKKLLSVRQM
- a CDS encoding ATP-binding protein; translation: MDDSGEMFEKVRKGAADAETYGQHSSIRNVQNLEAVINEGLRASLLEENPDDSLDVLLEHLGKALDGERTYIFEQNESGGDDNTYEWTACGVEPEKDNLQNLPSEVCAGWYRNFSIGRHIVIEKLENIRKTDPLQYKILKRQGIRSLVVVPLYDGKNVIGFYGVDNPPVKSLEYASNMLQTAAYFIVSSLKRRNLFRELQNRSYNVLHALSVDYLGICQVNLDTGECEVYRSSKGIGLDWEVHFKDGYQVAMERYISGCVAPQDQERLRAVTTKAHVLAQLRTEKKFSVRYQVKDNFSGLKYLEMHFSATGNTGEENCAIFAQRDINDVVKQEEKYKLEARRSLEDILEGARTGIWTIEMEEGCRPRMYADRTMRILLGVSEETGPEECYRHWFERIDSDYVAMVQEAVQEMLETGRNEVIYPWNHPELGKIYVRCGGVPDKTFQKPGVCLNGYHQDITETMMTRKKQEQSIMELLERVRQANSAKSEFLSHMSHDLRTPINGILGMLAMLENSQADAKRQRECRRKIRVSTEHLLSLVNDVLQISKLESGRPAAVEESFDLHDVLEECITILSPLADEREIRLELEKSGLHHHRVIGNPLHLKQILMNVIDNGLKYNRPHGSVFVQAKETAFQDGTANCQFIIEDTGIGIGEEFKEHIFEPFTQEHQGARTNYNGVGLGMSIVKNLVEQMEGTVEVDSQAGRGSVVRISLSLRVDDAWKGEPVEEDREDIQDDVTGMCVLLVEDNELNCEIVEYILEEAGAEVVTANDGKAAVEAFTASGPGTFDCVLMDLMMPVMSGYEAARVIRSLDRADAKTVPIIALSANAFEEDIALSKDAGMNEHLAKPVDTRKMFQVMCRLSGGQERKTGNTL